Proteins co-encoded in one Caloenas nicobarica isolate bCalNic1 chromosome 19, bCalNic1.hap1, whole genome shotgun sequence genomic window:
- the CRAT gene encoding carnitine O-acetyltransferase isoform X1, which translates to MAARASPRSKMAAGWPRPLAAVGGGGARCRRCPCGGRRPGERAEPCWPWWRGLRTLSGGRGNRDRPRERFPIFSVLPAMDRKQKQAEKARPYGLLKPAALGKIPGRFQLHQEALPHLPVPPLQQTLDRYLLALQPIISEEELNHTQELVTEFRKPGGVGERLQKGLERRAKKTENWLSDWWLKTAYLEYRLPVVVHSSPGVVLPKQDFQDRQGQLRFAAKLIEGILDFKTMIDNETLPVEYMGGKPLCMNQYYQILSSCRIPGPKRDSIVNYAKGKKQSRHITVVHNFQFFELDVYNSDGSPLTTDQLFTQLEKIWNTSLQTNKEPVGILTTNHRNSWAKAYNNLLKDKTNKESVRTIEKSICTICLDAPMPRVSDDIYKSRVAAQMLHGGGSRWNSGNRWFDKTLQFIIAEDGSCGLVYEHAPAEGPPIVALLDHIVEYTKKPELVRSPMIPLPMPKKLRFNITPEIKSDIERAKQNLNIMVEDLDVIVTVFHQFGKTYPKSEKISPDAFIQLALQLAYYRMYGHSCATYESASLRMFRLGRTDTIRSTSVESHKFVQSMDSPDKSDQEKADLLRRATQAHREYTDMAIRGNAIDRHLLGLKLQAIEDLVSIPELFMDTAYAVAMHFNLSTSQVPAKTDCVMCFGPVVPDGYGICYNPMDEHINFAISAFNSCADTNAARMSHYLEKALLDMRSLLQSTPKSKL; encoded by the exons atggcggcgcgGGCTTCGCCCCGCtccaagatggcggcggggTGGCCCCGCCCCCTAGCGGCCGTtgggggcggcggcgcccggTGTCGCCGGTGTCCttgcggcgggcggcggccgggggAGCGAGCGGAGCCATGCTGGCCTTGGTGGCGAGGGCTGCG CACGTTGTCAGGTGGAAGAGGAAACCGAGACAGGCCGAGGGAGAGGtttcccatcttttctgtcCTCCCAGCCATGGATAGGAAGCAGAAGCAAGCAGAGAAG GCCAGGCCCTACGGCCTGCTGAAGCCGGCAGCGTTAGGCAAGATCCCAGGCAGATTCCAACTTCATCAGGAAGCGCTGCCCCATCTCCCCGTGCCGCCGCTCCAGCAAACACTGGACCGTtacctgctggctctgcagcctATCATCAGCGAGGAGGAGCTGAACCACACGCAGGAGCTGGTGACTGAGTTCCGCAAGCCGGGAGGCGTCGGGGAAAGGCTGCAGAAGGGCCTGGAGAGAAGAGCCAAGAAAACAGAGAACTGG CTCTCGGACTGGTGGCTGAAGACTGCATACCTGGAGTATCGCCTGCCCGTCGTGGTCCACTCCAGCCCAGGTGTGGTTTTACCTAAGCAGGATTTTCAGGATCGACAAGGTCAGCTCAG GTTTGCTGCCAAGCTGATCGAGGGCATCCTGGATTTCAAGACCATGATCGACAA TGAGACCCTCCCGGTGGAGTACATGGGTGGGAAGCCCCTCTGCATGAACCAGTACTACCAGATCCTCTCATCCTGCCGCATCCCCGGGCCCAAGCGGGATTCCATCGTCAACTACGCCAAAGGCAAAAAGCAGTCCAGACACATAACGGTGGTTCACAACTTCCAG TTCTTTGAGCTGGATGTTTACAACAGTGACGGAAGTCCCCTCACCACTGACCAGCTCTTCACTCAGCTGGAGAAGATATGGAACACCTCCctccaaacaaacaaggaaCCTGTTGGGATCCTCACGACGAACCACCGAAACAGCTGGGCAAAAGCCTACAACAACCTGCTGAAAG ATAAGACCAACAAGGAATCTGTGCGTACAATTGAGAAAAGCATTTGCACCATCTGCCTCGACGCGCCTATGCCGCGGGTGTCCGACGACATCTACAAGAGCCGCGTGGCCGCCCAGATGCTGCATGGCGGAGGCAGTCGCTGGAACAGTGGGAACCGATGGTTTGACAAAACCCTTCAG TTCATCATCGCTGAAGATGGCTCCTGTGGTCTCGTATACGAACATGCTCCTGCAGAAGGCCCACCTATTGTTGCTCTTCTGGATCACATCGTAGAGTACAC AAAGAAACCTGAGTTGGTAAGATCGCCTATGATTCCTTTGCCAATGCCCAAAAAGCTGAGGTTTAACATCACCCCAGAAATCAAGAGTGACATAGAGAGAGCAAAGCAGAACCTCAACAT AATGGTCGAAGACCTGGATGTCATCGTCACGGTTTTTCATCAATTTGGGAAAACCTACCCCAAATCAGAGAAGATAAGTCCTGATGCCTTTATCCAGCTGGCCTTGCAGCTGGCATATTACAG AATGTATGGCCACTCCTGTGCCACGTACGAGAGCGCATCGCTAAGGATGTTCCGCCTGGGCCGCACAGACACCATCCGCTCCACTTCTGTAGAATCTCATAAGTTTGTGCAATCAATGGACAGCCCAGACAAATCG GACCAGGAGAAAGCAGACTTGCTGCGGAGAGCTACCCAGGCCCACAGGGAATACACCGATATG GCAATACGGGGCAACGCGATAGATCGCCACCTCTTAGGCTTGAAGCTTCAAGCCATCGAGGACCTAGTGAGCATACCTGAGCTGTTCATGGACACGGCTTACGCTGTTGCAATGCACTTCAACCTCTCAACCAGCCAG GTCCCAGCAAAGACAGACTGCGTGATGTGTTTTGGTCCCGTGGTTCCAGATGGCTACGGAATCTGTTACAACCCCATGGATGAACACATCAACTTTGCCATTTCAGCCTTCAACAGCTGTGCTGACACAAACGCAGCCCGCATGTCACATTATCTTGAGAAAGCACTGCTAGACATGAGGAGCCTGCTCCAGTCCACTCCCAAATCCAAACTGTAA
- the CRAT gene encoding carnitine O-acetyltransferase isoform X2, with amino-acid sequence MDRKQKQAEKARPYGLLKPAALGKIPGRFQLHQEALPHLPVPPLQQTLDRYLLALQPIISEEELNHTQELVTEFRKPGGVGERLQKGLERRAKKTENWLSDWWLKTAYLEYRLPVVVHSSPGVVLPKQDFQDRQGQLRFAAKLIEGILDFKTMIDNETLPVEYMGGKPLCMNQYYQILSSCRIPGPKRDSIVNYAKGKKQSRHITVVHNFQFFELDVYNSDGSPLTTDQLFTQLEKIWNTSLQTNKEPVGILTTNHRNSWAKAYNNLLKDKTNKESVRTIEKSICTICLDAPMPRVSDDIYKSRVAAQMLHGGGSRWNSGNRWFDKTLQFIIAEDGSCGLVYEHAPAEGPPIVALLDHIVEYTKKPELVRSPMIPLPMPKKLRFNITPEIKSDIERAKQNLNIMVEDLDVIVTVFHQFGKTYPKSEKISPDAFIQLALQLAYYRMYGHSCATYESASLRMFRLGRTDTIRSTSVESHKFVQSMDSPDKSDQEKADLLRRATQAHREYTDMAIRGNAIDRHLLGLKLQAIEDLVSIPELFMDTAYAVAMHFNLSTSQVPAKTDCVMCFGPVVPDGYGICYNPMDEHINFAISAFNSCADTNAARMSHYLEKALLDMRSLLQSTPKSKL; translated from the exons ATGGATAGGAAGCAGAAGCAAGCAGAGAAG GCCAGGCCCTACGGCCTGCTGAAGCCGGCAGCGTTAGGCAAGATCCCAGGCAGATTCCAACTTCATCAGGAAGCGCTGCCCCATCTCCCCGTGCCGCCGCTCCAGCAAACACTGGACCGTtacctgctggctctgcagcctATCATCAGCGAGGAGGAGCTGAACCACACGCAGGAGCTGGTGACTGAGTTCCGCAAGCCGGGAGGCGTCGGGGAAAGGCTGCAGAAGGGCCTGGAGAGAAGAGCCAAGAAAACAGAGAACTGG CTCTCGGACTGGTGGCTGAAGACTGCATACCTGGAGTATCGCCTGCCCGTCGTGGTCCACTCCAGCCCAGGTGTGGTTTTACCTAAGCAGGATTTTCAGGATCGACAAGGTCAGCTCAG GTTTGCTGCCAAGCTGATCGAGGGCATCCTGGATTTCAAGACCATGATCGACAA TGAGACCCTCCCGGTGGAGTACATGGGTGGGAAGCCCCTCTGCATGAACCAGTACTACCAGATCCTCTCATCCTGCCGCATCCCCGGGCCCAAGCGGGATTCCATCGTCAACTACGCCAAAGGCAAAAAGCAGTCCAGACACATAACGGTGGTTCACAACTTCCAG TTCTTTGAGCTGGATGTTTACAACAGTGACGGAAGTCCCCTCACCACTGACCAGCTCTTCACTCAGCTGGAGAAGATATGGAACACCTCCctccaaacaaacaaggaaCCTGTTGGGATCCTCACGACGAACCACCGAAACAGCTGGGCAAAAGCCTACAACAACCTGCTGAAAG ATAAGACCAACAAGGAATCTGTGCGTACAATTGAGAAAAGCATTTGCACCATCTGCCTCGACGCGCCTATGCCGCGGGTGTCCGACGACATCTACAAGAGCCGCGTGGCCGCCCAGATGCTGCATGGCGGAGGCAGTCGCTGGAACAGTGGGAACCGATGGTTTGACAAAACCCTTCAG TTCATCATCGCTGAAGATGGCTCCTGTGGTCTCGTATACGAACATGCTCCTGCAGAAGGCCCACCTATTGTTGCTCTTCTGGATCACATCGTAGAGTACAC AAAGAAACCTGAGTTGGTAAGATCGCCTATGATTCCTTTGCCAATGCCCAAAAAGCTGAGGTTTAACATCACCCCAGAAATCAAGAGTGACATAGAGAGAGCAAAGCAGAACCTCAACAT AATGGTCGAAGACCTGGATGTCATCGTCACGGTTTTTCATCAATTTGGGAAAACCTACCCCAAATCAGAGAAGATAAGTCCTGATGCCTTTATCCAGCTGGCCTTGCAGCTGGCATATTACAG AATGTATGGCCACTCCTGTGCCACGTACGAGAGCGCATCGCTAAGGATGTTCCGCCTGGGCCGCACAGACACCATCCGCTCCACTTCTGTAGAATCTCATAAGTTTGTGCAATCAATGGACAGCCCAGACAAATCG GACCAGGAGAAAGCAGACTTGCTGCGGAGAGCTACCCAGGCCCACAGGGAATACACCGATATG GCAATACGGGGCAACGCGATAGATCGCCACCTCTTAGGCTTGAAGCTTCAAGCCATCGAGGACCTAGTGAGCATACCTGAGCTGTTCATGGACACGGCTTACGCTGTTGCAATGCACTTCAACCTCTCAACCAGCCAG GTCCCAGCAAAGACAGACTGCGTGATGTGTTTTGGTCCCGTGGTTCCAGATGGCTACGGAATCTGTTACAACCCCATGGATGAACACATCAACTTTGCCATTTCAGCCTTCAACAGCTGTGCTGACACAAACGCAGCCCGCATGTCACATTATCTTGAGAAAGCACTGCTAGACATGAGGAGCCTGCTCCAGTCCACTCCCAAATCCAAACTGTAA